A single genomic interval of Arctopsyche grandis isolate Sample6627 chromosome 8, ASM5162203v2, whole genome shotgun sequence harbors:
- the SkpA gene encoding S-phase kinase associated protein 1 SKP1-related A produces MPNIKLQSSDNEVFDVDVEIAKCSVTIKTMLEDLGMDDDEEEVVPLPNVNSAILKKVIQWATYHKDDPPLPEDDENKEKRTDDISSWDADFLKVDQGTLFELILAANYLDIKGLLDVTCKTVANMIKGKTPEEIRKTFNIKNDFSAAEEDQVRKENEWCEEK; encoded by the coding sequence ATGCCGAATATTAAACTACAGTCGTCTGATAATGAAGTGTTTGATGTCGATGTCGAGATCGCTAAATGTTCGGTGACCATCAAAACCATGTTGGAAGATTTAGGAATGGACGATGATGAAGAAGAAGTGGTGCCACTTCCCAATGTAAATTCAGCTATTCTCAAAAAGGTTATTCAATGGGCCACGTACCACAAAGACGATCCGCCACTTCCGGAAGATGACGAAAACAAGGAGAAACGCACTGACGATATATCTTCTTGGGATGCTGATTTTCTCAAAGTAGATCAAGGCACACTGTTTGAGCTTATTCTTGCGGCGAATTACCTCGATATTAAGGGATTGCTCGATGTCACCTGCAAGACTGTCGCTAACATGATAAAAGGCAAAACGCCCGAAGAAATAAGGAAgactttcaatattaaaaatgacTTTTCCGCAGCCGAAGAAGATCAAGTACGCAAGGAAAATGAATGGTGCGAGGAGAAATGA
- the LOC143915993 gene encoding uncharacterized protein LOC143915993 has product MECRLCLCIAPTEFSRPIFGNSHPLAQDIWTCCRLQVKEDDEFPDMICVSCKNKLESLSRFRNVCLQSDKTSKLRLKECLYIKPEETFLEDLIWEDDSGVNSSSDVRNSPVEDKMRGGKITSSDYKADIIDDIEFTLQKTSDTISGHKTDFQNMSNNASKSELRQKNCAPFKCGICFKLFTLKCNLRRHLITHTGERPYECEICLKSFSSKHYIAVHERCHTGEKPHKCDVCLKQFSAKCNLIQHIKSHDGVKPYECDICLKSFATKNKLAIHNRSHTGEKPYGCDICSKLFPTKCKLVRHEISHSEIKSFKCNICSKLFAQKSYLVRHERYHTGTKPYKCNICSKSFVVKSKLVIHERSHTGEKPYQCGICLKSFDGKFDILRHERYHSGEKPYECEICLKRFSEKCNLVVHIRSHSGLKPYKCDRCSKSYTQKSHLMRHKKSHTEKSQIQA; this is encoded by the exons atggagtgcagactttgccttTGTATTGCTCCAACCGAGTTTTCTAGACCAATCTTTGGTAATTCTCATCCATTGGCTCAAGacatttggacctgctgtcgaCTGCAG GTTAAGGAAGATGACGAATTCCCAGATATGATTTGTGTTTCGTGTAAAAATAAGCTAGAGTCGCTCAGCAGGTTTCGAAATGTTTGTCTTCAAAGCGACAAAACGTCAAAATTAAGGTTAAAGGAGTGTTTGTACATCAAGCCTGAAGAAACTTttctggaagatttaatatgggaggaTGATTCTGGTGTGAATTCGTCGTCAGATGTTCGTAATTCCCCTGTCGAAGATAAG ATGCGTGGAGGAAAAATTACTTCATCTGATTACAAAGCCGACATAATTGATGATATAGAATTTACATTACAGAAAACTTCAGATACAATATCGGGCCATAAAACTGACTTTCAAAATATGTCTAATAACGCATCTAAATCAGAATTGCGTCAAAAAAATTGTGCACCATTCAAGTGtggaatttgttttaaattgtttactCTTAAATGTAACCTTCGAAGGCATTTGATTACCCATACTGGAGAAAGGCCGTacgaatgtgaaatttgtttaaaatcattttcttcgAAACATTACATTGCAGTACATGAAAGATGTCATACCGGggaaaaaccacacaaatgtgacgtttgctTGAAGCAATTTTCTGCAAAATGCAATCTTATCCAGCATATAAAATCTCATGATGGGGTGAAACCATATGAatgcgacatttgtttaaaatcatttgctacaAAAAATAAACTTGCGATACATAATAGATCTCATaccggggaaaagccatacgggtgtgatatttgttcaaaattattTCCAACTAAGTGTAAGCTTGTGAGACATGAAATATCTCATAGTGAGATAAAGTCgttcaaatgtaacatttgttcaaaattatttgcacaaaaatcttaccttgtgagaCATGAAAGATATCATACTGGGACAAAGCcgtacaaatgtaacatttgctcTAAATCATTTGTTGTAAAATCTAAACTTGTGATACATGAAAGATCTCATACTGGAGAAAAGCCATATCAATGTggtatttgtttgaaatcgttTGACGGAAAATTTGACATTCTAAGACATGAAAGGTATCATTCTGGTGAAAAGCCGTacgaatgtgaaatttgtttaaaaaggtTTTCTGAAAAATGTAATCTTGTTGTACACATACGATCTCATTCTGGAttgaaaccatacaaatgtgaccgTTGTTCGAAATCATATACTCAAAAATCTCACCTTATGAGACATAAAAAATCTCATACAGAGAAAAGCCAGATACAAgcgtga